The DNA window CGCCGCTGCACTTCGGCTGAAAGCTGAGTAGCCGCTCGCTGCAGCATCACGGGCAACTGGCCTGTCTGTTCGCCCAGGCGCGCAAACATGGGCAGCAGACTGGGGAATTTGCGCTTCTGGGCCAGGGCCGAGGCCAGGGGCGCGCCCTCGCGCACCAGCACCAAGGCATCCAGGGCGTCGGCGCGCAAGGCGCGGTTGTGCAGGGTTTCAGCGGCAGCTTGCAAGGCTTTGAGGATGGGCACGCCCGCCCCTGCCAGCATGGCGAGCGTGCTGGCGAAGCGGGCCGCGTTGTAGCCCCGCGCCAGTCGCCCCACCACCGGGACATTGAGCCAGGCCGCATCGAATTTTTCACGAAAAGCCTCAATAGACAAGGACCAGCGGGCGCCAATAGCTATTAAAACAAGAGCAATCAACATCCACACGCCGTAGGTGCGTACAAAGCTGCTGATGGCCAGCATGGCCACGGTGAGAAAGGGTAATGCGCGTTTGCTGCCCGCAAAGACGCTGGCCACCTGGGGCACGACGTAACTGACCAGAAACAGCACGATGGCGATGGCCACCAGCGTGACGATGGCCGGGTACAGCGCGGCGCCCACCAGCCGGGCCTTGAGTTCCTGGCGCTCTTCCAGATCATCGGCCAGGCGTTCGAGCACCAGGCCGAGTTTTCCGCTGTGTTCACCGGCGCCAATCACGGCGCAGTAGATGTCGGAAAACTCGCGTGGGTGCTGCTGCAAAGACCGGGCAAAGGTGGAGCCGGCGTTGACCTCGGCCCGCAGCACGGCCACCAGGTGGCGCTGGCGCTCGTTGTCAGACTCTTCGGACAGGGCCGTCAGTGCACGCTCCAGCGGCAGACCCGAGGAGACCAGCCCGGCGAGCTGGCGCGTCCAAATGGCCAGGGCCGTGGCGCCAAAGACCGGACGGGTGAACAGGCTGCGGCCTGCGGCGCCCACCCCGTTGCTGGCCTGGTCGCCCACCAGCTCCACGACCAGCGGCACCAGTGCCTGCGCGCGCAGCTGGCCGCGGGCGGCCTTGGCCGTATCGGCCTCGACCACGCCCTTGCGGGTCAGGCCCTGGTCGTCAAGGGCTTCGAAGGAAAAAGCGGGCATGCGATGCGGGCAAGGTGGTGAGAATGGGGTCGGACGGACTGTGGATTACACAACAAGCGTACGCAAACAAAAGATATGCGAGTCTGCGATGGTAGCTGCTGTCCGCGGCTCCTGCGGACGCATGGTGGCTGCGCCAAGGACATGACCAATGTCAAGGTCCTGGCGTGCAGAAGTCGCAGAATGGAACATAACCTGTGGCAATGGGTTGCAGGCGTTTTGGATAAGGAGCCTTCATGCTGAAGAACAAGGTGGGAATCGTTACCGGCGCATCGTCGGGTATCGGGCGCGCGGTTGCTTTGATGTGGGCACGCGAAGGCGCCAAGGTTGTCGTGTCTGACATCGATGCGCAGGCAGGCGAAGAAACGGCCGCTCTGGTGCGTGCAGCAGGTGGGGATGCTCTTTTTGTTGCGGCCGATGTGGGCAAGCCTGGAGACTGCGAAGCCCTGGTGAACCGCACCGTGGCCCAATACGGTCGGCTGGATGTGGCGTGCAACAACGCCGGCATCGGTGGTCCGCAGGCCCCCACGGCCGACTATCCGCTGGACGGCTGGGCCCAGGTCATCAACATCAACCTCTCGGGCGTGTTCTATGGCATGAAGTACCAGATTGCCGCCATGCTCAAGCACGGCGGCGGTTCCATCATCAACATGGCGTCCATCCTGGGATCGGTGGGGTTTGCCACGTCACCCGCGTATTCGGCGGCAAAGCATGGCGTATTGGGGCTGACAAAAGCCGCGGCGCTGGAGTACAGCGCGCAAGGCGTGCGCCTCAACTCTGTGGGTCCGGGGTTTATTCACACCCCCATGATCAGTGCGCTGGAGCAGGATGCGGGCATCAACGCCATGCTGGTGGCCGCACACCCGATTGGACGCCTGGGCCGCCCGGAAGAAGTCGCCGAACTGGTGACCTGGCTGGCCTCCGAAAAGGCCTCGTTCGTCACCGGAGCCTACTATCCCGTGGATGGCGGCTACCTGGCGCGGTAAACGCAGGGATTCGTTGCGCCCTTCTCAGGCAGACATCGAAGAGCCTGTGACCCGCATGTCGCTGTGTGCCTGCGCCGCGATGTCGAGCGAGCGCAGGCGCAGCGCTGGGTCGAACACATCGCACACCAGCATCAGTTCATCCGCGCTGGTGGCTTGGGCAAGCTTCTCCAGGCCCGCGCGCACAGTGTCCGGGCCACCGACCACGGCGGCGGCCAGGAAGTCGTCGATCGCGGCACGTTCCTGCGGTTGCAGTTGGGCGGAATAGTTTTTGATGGGTGGTGGCAGCAGTAGCCGCTCACCCTTGAGGATACCGAGCACGCGCTGTCCGGTGCTGCTGGCCAGGTAGGCGGCTTCGTCGTCTGTTGGGGCTGCGACCAGGGGTACACCGATCACCACATAGGGTTTGGCCAGTGCTGCTGAAGGCTTGAACAGGCGGCGGTACAGCTCGATGGCCTGCAGCAGCAGACGCGGTGCAAAGTGCGAGGCAAAAGCATAGGGTAGCCCGCGTTCTGCCGCCAGCTGGGCCGAGAACAGGCTGGAGCCGAGCAGCCAGATGGGCACCTGGGTGCCCGCGCCAGGCGTAGCCACCAGGCGCTGGCCGGGCTGCGCGGGTGCCAGCAGGCGCTGCAGCTCGGCTACATCGTGCGGAAAATCCTCTGCCGTTTCTGGTCGATCGCGGCGCAGGGCACGCATGGTCAGCGGGTCGGTGCCGGGTGCGCGACCCAGGCCCAGGTCAATGCGGCCGGGGTACAACTCGGCCAGCGTACCAAAAGCTTCGGCCACTACCAGCGGTGCGTGGTTGGGCAGCATCACGCCGCCGGAGCCGATGCGCATGCGCTGCGTTCCTCCCGCGATGTGGCCCACCAGTACTGCCGTGGCCGAACTGGCGATACCTGCCATGTTGTGGTGCTCGGCCAGCCAATAGCGCTGAAACCCCAAGGATTCAGCGTGCTGAGCGGTGCGCAGGGCAATGGCCAGCGCTTGGGCTACGGTGCCGCCTTCACGGACGGCCACCAAGTCCAGCATGGACAGTGCGGGGCGATGGGAGGTTGTCATGGGGGCGATTGTTGCCCAGATTGCCCCGGCTGCCATGGCAGTGCTTGGGAGGTTGAGTTCCGCAAAAAAAATATGCGTCAGCGCGAGTGCCTGTTCAAATCGCGCCAGCTGGCACAGAATGTATCCATATATATCGCCATAAAGCGATTTATGCCCACAGCGGGTCGTTCGAATCACAACGAGGGAAGTTATGGGTTTCTTCAGTCGCATGTTCAAGATACGGGAGCAGGATTCGTCCAGTCCCGAAACCACCTGGGCTTATGAGGACAATGCCAGCGAGCTGATTCTCGACCCGGAATACGCAGCCACCTTGATGACCGAATTCGATATCGATGCAGCCATCGCCAGCCATGAAGAATGGAAGCTGCGCCTGGAAAAGTTACTGGCGGGGCAATCCGAAGAAAATCTCGATCCCGAGCAGGTTCGCCAGTACGAGCACTGCCCCCTGGGTCAGTGGCTGCAGGGCGAGGGGCGCGACCGTCTGGGCCACTACCCGGCTTTTGAGATGCTGGTGCAGCGGCATGCGTATTTCCACGGCCAGGCGGCCAGCGTGGTGGCGTTGAGCCAGGCAGGCGAACATGAGAAAGCCCATCAGGTCTTCAAGGGAGGCTATCGGCACGCTTCCAACCAGGTGACGTTGTTGCTCAAGGAACTCAAACGCAGCCTGGGGCGTTGACCATGAGCGATGCTGTCACACCGGCGGCCGCTTTGTTGGTGGTGTGTGCCGGTGCTGCCGTGCCTTTTGCCAGGGGCAGCCTCAGCGGTATTCACAAGACGCCCGTGCAAGGCCGCGTGCGTGCCACTGCGCTGGGTCTGCAGGGTGACGCGCAGGGCGACCTTCGATTGCATGGCGGTGTGGAAAAGGCCGTACACCACTATCCCCAGGAGCACTATGCCGCTTGGCGTACCGAACTGGGTGCCCACGCCATGCTGGATGCCCCGGGCGCTTTTGGCGAGAACCTGCACAGCCAGGGCGTGACCGAGGCCACGGTGTGTCTGGGTGACCAGTGGCGCGTGGGGGATGTGCTGCTGGAGGTCACCCAGGCCCGCCAGCCTTGCTGGAAACTCAACGAACGGTTTGGCCTGCCAGACATGGCGCGGCGCGTGCAGCAGACACACCGCACGGGTTGGTACTACCGCGTGCTGGAGGAGGGGGATTTTTGGGCAGGGGCCGCGCTGGTGCTGGAGGCGCGGCCTTTCCCCTTGTGGACTCTGGAGCGTCTGCTCGATCTGCTGTACCGCCCGGTGCTGGATGGTGCGCAGCTACAGGCTGCGCTGGCTTTGCCCTTGCCTGCTTCCTGGCAGCGCCTGCTGCAGCGCCGACTCGACAGCGGTGCCGTGGAAGATTGGGCGCCTCGTCTGGTCGGCCCGCCCGCCTGATGGGCCGGGGAGCAGATCAGCGGTGTGCGATTTCTTCGCGCACCGCAATTACTTGTCGCCGCGACACCGTCAGCAACTGCGCCAGGCCATGCAGGCGCACGGCCCAGCCATCGCCTTCCTCGGGGTCATAGTGCTTTTCCAGGGCACGCACGGCCCGGCGGGCGACCAGGGCATTGCGGTGGATGCGCAGGAATTGTCCAGGATAGCGGGCTTCGAGTTCGTTCAGCGAGCCATCCAGGATGTAGCTGCGTGCTGTGGTGCGCACGGTCACGTACTTCTGCTCAGCCTTGAGGAAAAGCACTTCAGCCAGTGGCACACGCTCGGTGCGGCCTCGGTCCTGGATGACCAGGGCCTCGCCTGCTGGCAAGGTGGCCGCTGGCGCATTCCCCGTGGTGCCAGTGGCGGGGCCCAGAGCACGCTGCACCCTGGCCAGGGCCTGTTGCAGGCGCTCCAGCCGCACAGGCTTGGTGAGGTAGTCGACGGCGTCCAGTTCGAAGGCGCTGACGGCATGGTCGGCATGGGCTGTCACGAACACTACGGCGGGCGGGTAGCTCAGCGTCTGAATGGCCTGCGCCAGGCACAGGCCGTCCTGGCCAGGCATGTGGATGTCCAGCAAAAGCACATCAAACGCCCGTCCGCCGCTGGGGGCCAGCAGGGCCAGAGCCTCGGCGGCCGTCGCGGCTTCTGCCAGGTTGTGGCGTTCGGTGTCGGCGCAATCGCCCAGCAAAGTGCGCAGGCGGTTGCGGGCCAGGGTTTCGTCGTCAACGATGAGGATGTTCATGGCGTGCGTGCCCGTTGGCGGGGCGTGGCGGCGGGTGGTTTTTCGGGTGTGAACAGGGGCGCGGGCAGGGTGATGCGCACCTGGTACAGGCCTTCCTCGATGCCTGCGCTGAATTCGCCCTGTACGTCGTGCAGCAGGGCCAGGCGGGCACGCACGTTGGCCAGGGCAATGCCATGACCGCGCGATGTATTACTGTGGTTGGGCTGGCCTTCGGGCAAGGTGTTGGTAATGCGCACGACCACGCGGCTGCCCCGCAATTCGGTCAGCACGCGCAGTTTGCCGCCCCGGGCGCTGGGCTCCACGCCATGCTTGACGGCGTTTTCTACCAGGGGCTGGAGCAGCAACGGGGGCAGCAGTGCCGCGTCGGTGCGGTGGTCGAGCTGCCACTGCACGCGCAGCCGGTCGCCAAAGCGCACCTGTTCGATGGCCAGGTAGCGGCGCGCCAATTGGATCTCTTCGGCCAGGGTCACGGCCTCGCCCTGCTCGACCAGTGCGTGGCGGAACAGGTCGCTCAGGTCTTCGAGCAGCGACTCGGCCTTGGCGGGTTCCTCGCGCACCAGGGCAATGGCGCTGTTGAGTGTGTTGAACAGAAAGTGTGGGCGAATGCGGGACTGCAGTTCGGTCAGGCGGGCCGTGGTGGCGGCGGGCGTGCGACCGCGCGCGCGCAGTACCAGGGCGGCGACCAGCAGCGCGGCCAGCAGTGCGCCCGAGGCGGCGCTGGCTACCCACGGGGGCTGCAATGCAGCGCCCACCAAAAAGAGCATGCCGCAGGCCCCGGCACCCGCCAGCGCCCCCAGGAGCACACCCGCAAGATACTGGCCGGTGGTGGGCAAGCGTTGCAGCACCTGCTTGAGGCTGCAGGCGGCGACCAGCCAGGCCAGCGTGGCGGGCAGGGCCACGCCGGTCAGCAGGGCCAGCCGAGCCACCCAGTCGGGCAGGTTTTCCGCGCCATACAGTACGCCCACGGCCAGCACCACTTCCACGAACATCACCGCGCGCAGCACCACGCCCGCATGGCAGGCATCGAACACCAGCGCACGCCCCGCAGGCACGCTGGAGCGTGCCGTGAAAGCTGTTGTAGGGGGATCGCCCGGAAGGGTCGATAAAATTTGCGTCTCTTGCATTGCGGCATCCGGGTGTTCCGGGTGTCTGTTTCATTGGATTATTGCCCTGCCATGCCCAAAGCCCAAGCCTCCGCCCCGTCACACAATCAGCTCGATACCAAGGCGCAGGCGTGGTCGGCGCTGTTTTCCGAACCCATGAGCGACCTTGTCAAGCGCTATACCTCCAGCGTTTTCTTTGACAAGCGTCTGTGGCAGGCCGACATTGCGGGCAGCCTGGCGCATGCCGAAATGCTCGCTGCCCAGGGCATCATTAGCGCTTCGGACCGGGCCGACATCGAGCGCGGCATGGCGCAAATCACGCAGGAAATCGAGTCCGGCCAGTTCGAGTGGAAGCTGGACCTGGAAGATGTGCACCTGAACATCGAGGCGCGCCTCACACAACTGGTGGGCGATGCGGGCAAGCGCCTGCACACCGGCCGCAGCCGCAACGACCAGGTCGCTACCGATGTGCGCCTGTGGCTGCGCGGCGAGATCGATCTGATTGCTGGTCTGCTCACCGACCTGCAGAAGGCGTTGGTGGACGTGGCCAGCCGCAACGTGGAGGTGATCCTGCCCGGTTTTACCCACCTGCAGGTGGCCCAGCCCGTCAGCTTTGCCCACCACCTGCTGGCCTACGTGGAAATGTTTGCGCGCGACTTTGATCGCATGCAGGATGTGCGCCGCCGCACCAACGTGCTGCCCCTGGGCAGCGCCGCGCTGGCCGGCACCACCTATCCGCTGGACCGCGAGCGCGTGGCGAAAACGCTGGGCATGGTGGATGTGAACGGGTTCCCCGTGGTGTGCCAAAACAGCCTGGACGCCGTGAGCGACCGCGACTTTGCCATCGAGTTCACGGCCGCTGCCAGCCTGTGCATGGTGCACGTGAGTCGCCTGAGCGAAGAACTCATCATCTGGATGAGCCAGAACTTCGGCTTCATCAAGATCGCCGACCGCTTCACCACCGGCTCATCGATCATGCCGCAGAAGAAAAACCCCGACGTGCCGGAACTCGCGCGCGGCAAGACCGGCCGCGTGGTCGGCCACCTGATGGGCCTGATCACCCTGATGAAGGGCCAGCCCCTGGCCTACAACAAGGACAACCAGGAAGACAAGGAGCCGCTGTTCGACACCGTCGACACCCTGAAGGACACGCTGCGCATCTTTGCTGAGATGGTGGGTGGCCAGCTCAACCCCGCCACGGGCCAGAAGGAGGGTGGCATTACCGTCAACGCCCAGGCCATGGAAGACGCTGCCAAGAAGGGCTACGCCACCGCCACAGACCTGGCCGACTACCTGGTGAAAAAGGGCCTGCCGTTCCGCGACGCGCACGAAACCGTGGCACATGCCGTCAAGGCGGCCCAGTCACACGCTTGCGACCTGTCCGAACTGCCACTGGCCGTTCTGCAAGGTTTTCACCCGCAGATTGAAAAAGATGTGTATGAGTGCCTGAGCCTGCGCGGCTCGCTCAACGCCCGCAGCACGCTGGGGGGCACGGCACCCATCCAGGTGCAGGCGCAGATCGAGCGTCACCGCGCAAGGCTGGTTTGACGCCTTGCGCTGGATGCTTCAAGCGGGGGCACTTGCCAGCCTATGGGCATCGGCGTAGGCCTCCAGGGCGTTCAGCGGCAGAGGGCGGCTGAAGAAGTAGCCCTGGTAAGCGTGGCAGCCGTGCTGCGCCAGAAAATCCCGCTGGTCGGCGTGCTCCACCCCTTCGGCAATCACTTCCAGGCCCAGGCTTTCAGACAAGGCCACGATCATGCGGGCGATGGCCGCATCGTTGGTGTCCGTCAGCACATGTGAGACAAAGCTTTTATCGATTTTCAGCTGATCCAGCGGCAGGCGCTTGAGGTAGGCCAACGATGAATACCCCGTGCCGAAATCATCGAGCGAGAAACACACGCCCCGGGCTTTGAGGGCGCTCATTTTGGCCACCACTTCGTCAACCTGGGTGATGAGCAGGCTTTCTGTCAGTTCAAGTTTGAGCCGCTGCGGGTTGGCGCCGGTTGCCTGCAGCACCCTGAGCACCTGCTCCACGAAATCGGCATGGTGGAATTGCCGCACGCTTACATTGACGGCCATCGTCAGGTGCAGGCGGTCTGCGCGCTTTGCCCATGCGGCCAGTTGCGTGCATGCGGTTTCCAGCACCCAGTGGCCCAGCGGCAGGATCAGGCCGGTGTCCTCTGCCAGCGCAATGAAGTCGAGCGGCGAGACCATGCCGCGCTCGGGGTGCTGCCAACGCACCAGCGCCTCCACCCCGACCATGGCGCCAGCCTCGTTCACCTGGGGTTGGTAGTGCAGAACGAAATGCTGCTGTTGCAGTGCGATGCGTAGTTCCTTTTCAAGCGCCACCCGTTCGGCCAGCACGGACTGCATTTGCGGGTCGAAAAAACACATGGCGTTGCGCCCTGAGGCCTTGGCGCGGTACATCGCCAGGTCGGCCTGCTTGAGCAGTTCTTCCACCGAGCCTTGAGGCTCCCCAAACAGCACCACGCCAATGCTGGGGGTGTTGTGGTGCACGTTGTCCTGCAGCACATAGGGTTCGTTGAGGGCGTGCAGGATGGTGTTGCCAACCGCCTCGGCCTGCTTGACAGCCTCCAGGGTGCCCGGGCTCAGACCTTCGAGCATGACCACGAATTCGTCGCCTCCGAGCCGGGCCACCGTGTCGCCTTCGCTCACGCAGGCCACCAGGCGCTGGGCGACCTGCTGCAGCAGCAGGTCGCCCATGTGGTGGCCGCGCGTGTCGTTCAAGCCCTTGAAGTCATCCAGATCGATGAAGAACAGCGCGCCCCGGCGCTGGTTGCGTGTGCTGACGATGAGCGCGTGTTCCAGGCGGTCGAGCAACAGCCGCCGGTTGGGCAGGCCGGTCAGTGGGTCGGAGAAGGCCAGCAACTGGATGCGCTCTTCGTTCTGTTTCTGGTGCGTGATGTCGGAGAACGTGGCGACATAGTGGGTTGTTGGGCCCTGAGGAGCATGCACCGCCGTGATGGAGAGCCATTGCGGATAGATCTCGCCCGTCTTGCGCCGGTTCCAGACCTCGCCCTGCCATCGGCCGTGGCTGGTGATGGCCGCCCACATGTCGGCGTAGAACTTGCGATCGTGCCGCCCCGACTGGAATATGCGGGGGTTTTGGCCAATCACTTCTGTGCGGTCGTAGCCGGTGATGGCGCTGAACGCACGGTTGACGGCAATGATGGTGCCGTCGCGCTCGGCAATGGTCACGCCCTCGGCGATGTTGTCAAACACCGTGGCGGCCTGGCGCAAATCGTCTTCCATGCGTGTGCGATCGGTGATGTCGAGCATGACGCCAACCAGCCCACCCACGCTGCCGTCAAGGTGGGTGAACGTGGCCTTGTGGAAGATGACGCGGTGCCGTTGTCCGTCGGCGTGGCGGACGTCGCTTTCGTAAATCTGTTTTCCGGGGTGGTCCAGAATGGATCGGTCTGCGGCCAGGTATCGGTCTGCCAGCTCCTTGGGGGCAATGTCGTGGGGAGTCTTGCCAATCAGGTGGGCCGCGGGGCTTCCGATGAAGGCCTCGAACGCGCTGTTGCAACCCAGGTAGCGGGCCTGGGCGTCCTTGTAGAACACGGGGCTGGGAATCGCCTCGATCAGTTGGTGCATGAAGCCCAGCTGCCGGGACAGCTCCTCGGTGCGCATGTGCACGCGCTCTTCCATCACCAGATTGGCCTGTTGTAGCGCTGCGCTGCGGTCTTCCAGCAGTTGCTGGTCTCGCCGCCGCGCGGTGACATCCTGCACGGTTTCGATCGCGCCCGTCAGCGTGCCTTGGGCATTGCGCAGCGGAGCCGCCATCATGGAGAGCCAGCGCTCGTCGTTGCCCCGGCCAGGGAGATGCACCTCGGCCTCCAGTGCGCCGGCGATCAGCGTGGAGTGGCGGAAATCGGGGTAGTAGGTGGCCAGCATTTCGTCCGTGGCTTGGTTGACCAGCAGACAGGCCAAGGTGGGCCGGGGGCTCTCGTACCAGGCGCGCCAGGGTTCGTGGTGCCCCAGCATCGCGGCAGCCTCCATCCCGGTCAGTGCTGCGCAGGCGCGGTTCCAGTGGGTGATGTGCCGGTGGGCATCGATGACGAAGGTGGCCAGCGGGTTGCCGTCCACAATTTGTGCGAGCTGGCGTTCACGCTCGCGGATGGCCAGTTCGGCGTGCCGCAACCCGGTGATGTTGCTGCCGATGCCGTGGTAGCCCACGAAGTGGCCTTGGTCGTCAAACCGGGGGGCACCGCTGACGGAAAAATACTGTGTGCAGCCATCTGGTGCGTCGATTTCGTACTCGAAATGGCGGAAAAGCCCATGTCGCTCGTGGCAGGCAATGTGTTCGGCAAGCTGTTCGCCGGTGATGCCGCGAATAGGCATGTCCCAGCGCCGTTTGCCCAGAAAGTAGCCGGGCTCTCGGTGCAGCTTTTCTATCGAGTGCCCGAAAAACCGGGTGAAACGAAACGCGGTGTCTTGTTCCCAAAACCAGTCCGACGAGAGGTTGGCAAAATCCGCCAGCGTACGGGTGCGCAGCTCAACCTGCCGTTCGGCGTTTTCGTAGGCTGCGCGCAGGGCTGCGTCGGCCCGGTGCTTTTCCGTGATGTCGGTGTAAGTAGAGACCAGGCTGCCGTCGGGCAGAGGCCGGTCTACGATGGCCAGGACGGTTCCTTGGGGGCTGACATGCTCGAACGCGCTGGGCTGACCCGCGCGCACGCGGGCCACTCTGCGGGCCACCAGGGCCTGCAGTTCTGCCGCAGCAAGGCCGGCGCTCTTTGCATAGCGCTGCAACAAGTCTTCCAGCGGCTGGCCGGGTTGGACCGAGGCGGCGGGCGCGCCGATCAGATCCACAAATCGGCGGTTCCATACGACCAACCGCAGGCTGCTGTCGAACAAGGTGATGCCCTGGTCGATGTGGTGGACTGCGTCGTGCAGGCGGCGCAGGCTGAATGCCACGGCCTGGCTGGCATGGCCCAGCAGATCGGTCAGGCGTGCGTTAGAGGGATTGTCTCCAGCAGGATGTGCGAGGGCAGCAAGGGCGGGTGCAGAAGGTGTGTCCACTTCTGGACGCACTTGTAGCAGTGAGACCACGCAAAAGCGTACGAACCGGGCCAGGGGGCGCACCATGTCCAGCGGACCGGCGATGGCAAAGCAGGCGACGCGCTGACCACCCAGGTCGATCCCCATGTTGATGCCCTCGCGCATGGTGGTCGAGCGGGCGGCTTCTTGCGGGGTGATGCTGTATTCCTCCAGCGCACCCTGCATGATGCGCTGCGCTATCTCATGCGCTTGGCCAATGCGTTCACGCTCGCTCGATGCCACGATCTGCCCGGCTTCGCCCATGAAGCTACAGACCAGGCCCAACTCTGCATGCAGGACGTCACAGAGTTCTTGGCTGAAGGAGAGATCGAATCGCGTGGGCATGCCGTATTGTGCGGGCAGGATGGTGTGGATGTGCCTCGCGGCAAACCCTGCCGGGAGCCGTCCCGGGAAGTGCGTCATCCCTGTGCGCCGTGCCTGAAACGCCGTATTTTTCCGCTACGCTTACCCGTTCTGCCGAGGAGTCCAGGGTGAATACCAGAGAAATTGCCGCCGTATTGGGTTTTGCGTTGGTCGCCGCCAGCGCCCAGGCCCTGCAAGTGACCAGCGTATCGCCCCAGGGTGAAGTGGCCCGCGTGCGCCAGGTTGTGGTCAAGTTTGACAGCGCAGCCACCACCTTTGGTGACCCCAAGGCTCCAGCGCCCTTTGCCGTCAACTGCACCGACGCCGAAGCCAGCAAAGGCACCGGGCGCTGGACGAGCGAGCGCGAATGGGTGTTTGACCTGGCCCGCGACATGCCGCCCGGTGTGCGCTGCACCATGCTGCCAAAAATTGACTTCAAATCGGCCTCTGGCGCCCCACTGAAGAGCGCTGCCAGCTATCAATTCAATAGTGGAGGGCCCTATGTGCAGAACGTACGGCCCGGCACCTACGAGCACATCGACGAAGAGCAGTTCTTTGTACTGCAGCTCAATGGCCCCGCGCAGCTGGCCAGCGTGCAGGCGAATGTGTGGTGCGCCGCCGATGGCGTGGGCGAGCGTGTGCCTGTGCGCCTGATCGATGGCAAGGACCGTGCCGCGCTGCTCCAGGCCCAGGGCCTGGACAAGCAAGCCGCGCGCGATCCGCTGTCCATCGTCACGCTGGCGTGCAACCGGCGGCTCACGCCTTCGTCGCGGGTGCAACTGGTGTGGGGCAAAGGTGTCGTCACGCCCAGCGGGGTGGCCGGTAACGTGGAAAAACGCTTTACCTTCGAGGTGCGTGCACCGTTTTTGGCTGAATTTACCTGCGAGCGTGAAAACGCCCAGGCGGCTTGCCTGCCGATCCGGCCGATGACGCTGTCTTTCAACGCACCCGTGCCGCGCAAGCTGGCGGCGGCGATTCGCCTGAAGTCGCCCCTGGAGTCGATCAAACCCCAGACGGGCGGCGAGGATGAGGGCACAGCCGCAGAGGGCCTGGTCAGCAGCGTGCAGTTTGCCGCGCCCCTGGCCGAGAGCACCGAATTCCAGCTG is part of the Simplicispira sp. 125 genome and encodes:
- the gspF gene encoding type II secretion system inner membrane protein GspF, with the translated sequence MPAFSFEALDDQGLTRKGVVEADTAKAARGQLRAQALVPLVVELVGDQASNGVGAAGRSLFTRPVFGATALAIWTRQLAGLVSSGLPLERALTALSEESDNERQRHLVAVLRAEVNAGSTFARSLQQHPREFSDIYCAVIGAGEHSGKLGLVLERLADDLEERQELKARLVGAALYPAIVTLVAIAIVLFLVSYVVPQVASVFAGSKRALPFLTVAMLAISSFVRTYGVWMLIALVLIAIGARWSLSIEAFREKFDAAWLNVPVVGRLARGYNAARFASTLAMLAGAGVPILKALQAAAETLHNRALRADALDALVLVREGAPLASALAQKRKFPSLLPMFARLGEQTGQLPVMLQRAATQLSAEVQRRSMQLATILEPLLIVTMGVVVMLIVLAVLLPIIQLNQFMK
- a CDS encoding SDR family oxidoreductase, whose product is MLKNKVGIVTGASSGIGRAVALMWAREGAKVVVSDIDAQAGEETAALVRAAGGDALFVAADVGKPGDCEALVNRTVAQYGRLDVACNNAGIGGPQAPTADYPLDGWAQVININLSGVFYGMKYQIAAMLKHGGGSIINMASILGSVGFATSPAYSAAKHGVLGLTKAAALEYSAQGVRLNSVGPGFIHTPMISALEQDAGINAMLVAAHPIGRLGRPEEVAELVTWLASEKASFVTGAYYPVDGGYLAR
- a CDS encoding LLM class flavin-dependent oxidoreductase, which gives rise to MTTSHRPALSMLDLVAVREGGTVAQALAIALRTAQHAESLGFQRYWLAEHHNMAGIASSATAVLVGHIAGGTQRMRIGSGGVMLPNHAPLVVAEAFGTLAELYPGRIDLGLGRAPGTDPLTMRALRRDRPETAEDFPHDVAELQRLLAPAQPGQRLVATPGAGTQVPIWLLGSSLFSAQLAAERGLPYAFASHFAPRLLLQAIELYRRLFKPSAALAKPYVVIGVPLVAAPTDDEAAYLASSTGQRVLGILKGERLLLPPPIKNYSAQLQPQERAAIDDFLAAAVVGGPDTVRAGLEKLAQATSADELMLVCDVFDPALRLRSLDIAAQAHSDMRVTGSSMSA
- a CDS encoding CZB domain-containing protein, with the protein product MGFFSRMFKIREQDSSSPETTWAYEDNASELILDPEYAATLMTEFDIDAAIASHEEWKLRLEKLLAGQSEENLDPEQVRQYEHCPLGQWLQGEGRDRLGHYPAFEMLVQRHAYFHGQAASVVALSQAGEHEKAHQVFKGGYRHASNQVTLLLKELKRSLGR
- a CDS encoding MOSC domain-containing protein, yielding MSDAVTPAAALLVVCAGAAVPFARGSLSGIHKTPVQGRVRATALGLQGDAQGDLRLHGGVEKAVHHYPQEHYAAWRTELGAHAMLDAPGAFGENLHSQGVTEATVCLGDQWRVGDVLLEVTQARQPCWKLNERFGLPDMARRVQQTHRTGWYYRVLEEGDFWAGAALVLEARPFPLWTLERLLDLLYRPVLDGAQLQAALALPLPASWQRLLQRRLDSGAVEDWAPRLVGPPA
- a CDS encoding LytTR family DNA-binding domain-containing protein, whose product is MNILIVDDETLARNRLRTLLGDCADTERHNLAEAATAAEALALLAPSGGRAFDVLLLDIHMPGQDGLCLAQAIQTLSYPPAVVFVTAHADHAVSAFELDAVDYLTKPVRLERLQQALARVQRALGPATGTTGNAPAATLPAGEALVIQDRGRTERVPLAEVLFLKAEQKYVTVRTTARSYILDGSLNELEARYPGQFLRIHRNALVARRAVRALEKHYDPEEGDGWAVRLHGLAQLLTVSRRQVIAVREEIAHR
- a CDS encoding histidine kinase — encoded protein: MQETQILSTLPGDPPTTAFTARSSVPAGRALVFDACHAGVVLRAVMFVEVVLAVGVLYGAENLPDWVARLALLTGVALPATLAWLVAACSLKQVLQRLPTTGQYLAGVLLGALAGAGACGMLFLVGAALQPPWVASAASGALLAALLVAALVLRARGRTPAATTARLTELQSRIRPHFLFNTLNSAIALVREEPAKAESLLEDLSDLFRHALVEQGEAVTLAEEIQLARRYLAIEQVRFGDRLRVQWQLDHRTDAALLPPLLLQPLVENAVKHGVEPSARGGKLRVLTELRGSRVVVRITNTLPEGQPNHSNTSRGHGIALANVRARLALLHDVQGEFSAGIEEGLYQVRITLPAPLFTPEKPPAATPRQRARTP
- the argH gene encoding argininosuccinate lyase — encoded protein: MPKAQASAPSHNQLDTKAQAWSALFSEPMSDLVKRYTSSVFFDKRLWQADIAGSLAHAEMLAAQGIISASDRADIERGMAQITQEIESGQFEWKLDLEDVHLNIEARLTQLVGDAGKRLHTGRSRNDQVATDVRLWLRGEIDLIAGLLTDLQKALVDVASRNVEVILPGFTHLQVAQPVSFAHHLLAYVEMFARDFDRMQDVRRRTNVLPLGSAALAGTTYPLDRERVAKTLGMVDVNGFPVVCQNSLDAVSDRDFAIEFTAAASLCMVHVSRLSEELIIWMSQNFGFIKIADRFTTGSSIMPQKKNPDVPELARGKTGRVVGHLMGLITLMKGQPLAYNKDNQEDKEPLFDTVDTLKDTLRIFAEMVGGQLNPATGQKEGGITVNAQAMEDAAKKGYATATDLADYLVKKGLPFRDAHETVAHAVKAAQSHACDLSELPLAVLQGFHPQIEKDVYECLSLRGSLNARSTLGGTAPIQVQAQIERHRARLV